The window CCTGTAAGCATGTAGGAAACTGGATTACCAAAAATTCTAGCTTGGGAAGCTTAGGAAATGCACTTATGAAGTCTAAAGGGCAGTCATCCTTGTTCACAAAATAAACATGGAGCATTTCAAGAAATTGTGCACGTTCGCACTCAATATTGATCTTGTAGCCCATGTATGCGAATGACTCAAGGTTGTCAGCACGAATACAAATACTAACCAAGCTTTTGCAAAATTGAACAACCAAGATTTGCAACCGTGCATGAGAAGCCGTCAAATGAACCAATAGATGGCAATATTGTAGGACCATAATTTCAAGAGCACAGCAGTTGGACATAATACTTGAAACGGTTTCATCAACAATTGACACACGGGCGAGTAGAAGGGATTTAAGATATGAGAACCCACTCATATTTGCAGGCATTGTTCCTATACTGCAATTGAAAAGAGTCAATTCGTCCAACGAGTCGGCTCTACCAttaaaaaaaggccccaagataaaGTCATATGGCTCTGAAGCAGCGTTCATGCCTTTCACACAAATTGTGCAACCTTCCTTGCAACACTTGTTATCCAGGTCAAGGAAGAGCTTTTCTGTAGAGGCTACAATTGCAGACTCAATCCAGTGATCCAGATTAGAAGCATGGGCTGAGGTTAATGGGAATCTGATAATTAATTCCTTGATTTTGTTACCATAACGACTGTGCAAAAGCCCATTTACTTTGTGAACAAACTTTGTAGCCACATCATTCCACAAAAGAGGATTTTCATGGTAACGTGACTTCTCTAACTCTTGCATCCCAAAAGTATAGGAATCAAGGATGAGATGGTCGACTTTTTTCCAGACATGCCTCCATCTGGTGGAAAGAAAACCAGTCATTGCTGCCTCGCTTATTGTCATTAGGGAAAGAATTTCAATTAAAATATCATCCGGCAGTGTGCTGATCCGATCACGGTTCTGCAGAACAAATGATATCATAGGAGAAAATTAGAAAGATTTTTCTGCATATGGACATTTTACGATTTATTTTACAACATAATGCAGTAAACCACTTCCCAGTTTGCACAACGATTTTCTACGTATCACACTAAATAGTATAGCAAGTAGACACAACAAATCTAGCATCAATGTTCTCTTGTAATGAATCACAAAATATTTTTACTATGTATTTAGATTCTCTAGACAACATGAAGCTCTGCATTTATTCTACCATTTTATAATTGGCAACTAATACGGCACCTAAAAGCTGGGTATGATTTAGAAATTTGGCACTAACGAACAATTTTCATTATTTTATTGTTCAAAAGGTAATAATACTTCATATTTTTTCTTATGTAAAAACATAAATATATGTTAAACCAGTTTGCTTGAGCCAAAATATCTCCACATTGCTCAAATTCCTTGCCGCATTAAATTCTTCTATCTGTATTGACATTCAACTTACAAGCAAACTGAATTGTTTAACTAGCAATACCCTGTTGGCCATTGCatttaacaaaaaaaattaaatataTAAATAATTATTTTAACCCATAGAGGAAATCAACTCTGCATTGTCTGAAACATATATGCATGAGTTTACATGTGAAGTGGTATATGAAAAAAAGGAAAGCCAACAATATATGTTAATAAAATACACACCTGGACATGTTGCTCTTCATCATGCCTACACAATGCATTCTTTGGTGGGAAACAATCATCTGGAGTAAAGAAAAATAATCATGAGTTACTTGACTACATTGTGTTCTAGGTTCATATGTAATTCCATGTAGGCAAAGGTAAAAGCCCTCTCGCATGACCTAAGGATTAAAAATTCTCCCTTGCATTAAGAAAGGTTTAAGTGTCACACTCGAGGTGTTGGCGTGTTTACGTCACTTGGTACTCCTACCCTACCCACACATGAAAATGAACTCAATAAGCTACAAAAATAAATTGTATGGCGATCTAACTTGAACAATAAGTTACACCCTTTTTAGCTTGTAGCCGGATATTTTAGGAGGGCGGTTAACAAATCAAGCACCaaacccaaaagatataagtttatgtTTGTTCTTAACTCATATATTTGGCCCCCGAAAAGTAACCATATCTCAAGAGTTAGGACTTTGGCCCACGCAAGAGTCATTGATTCACAGGATTCCTAAATTGCAAGGGCAGAAAAACGAATGATTAGAGTGTCATGCTCTCTTGAATCTTATAAGATTAGAAAACTAAGTGAATATGGATCAAGGAATGTTTGATAGCAGATAAAAAGTAAGGATTCTACCAAGAAGATTGAGTGGATGGAAAATTCTCCTGTAAAATAGAAAACAAATGAAAACTTTCTAACAATGAAAAGTTGGGATGCATCATTCTAAACAAAAGGTGTCACCCATTATGCTAATTTTCGGAATGTGATCAATCCACCACCAAATTATAATACCACCTCAATCAAGTATCAAACTGACGAGAATTTCCTTCGATAGCCAAATATATTCCTTCAAACAAAGCACAAGAGATTGGTATACAATCATCCACGTTGACTGTGTCTACAAATGACCATCTATAACCTGCTTCGACGAAAGCCGGAAGAATCCCGACATCTCTTCCCCTCTGCCCCAGAAAAAAAACCCTAAACCTTCCCCTACCATTCTCCGCTGGATCAGTGGACCTCTCCTAGTTGTCTAAGCGGCAACCATGGAGGCATTAATACAATAAAAAGGAAATATGGTAGATATTTTCACCTTCGGTGTTCTGCGGAtgtggcggcgccggcggcgtgAGGGAGTCCATGCCCTAGGATGCAGTCTGGCTCGACTCTCGCATTAGACAGGGAGAGGGGATTAGGGTTCTTTCGGGCCGTGCTAAGTAGTGTGGCTTCAATTTTTCTACTGGGCCAACTGGATCGTTGTCTTATTGGGCCCGACCCACAGATTTGCCACCCATGAGCCACCTCAACACAACCATGCAACCGTGAGAGCTCCTATTTGCCGCCCGCGGGTGGCAAATTGTTGAGCATTTGCTGAAGGCAGCCACGAATGGGCTGGCCCATTTGGAGCTATCGAACTCCTGGGGCGCAAATTTTTTTTAGATAAAGTGACGTGCGAGTGACTCGAACACGCGACTTCCTGTCATGAGCTAGTGTAACTAACCAACTTAAGTAGTGAGTTCAATTGATAGATTCACAGCGCGAAACTTTAAGTAGCGAACttcttttgaaaattttgaaaaatatgCACGAACATTTCGTAATATCCGTTGAATATTTtcttaatatacgatgaacattttatATTATTCGCGATGAACTTTTTTGTATTATACGATTAACTTTTTGTAGTATAAGATGAAAAAATTTGAATTTATGTGTTGACAATGTTTGAGTGCGCATTGAATATTTTGCAATATACGttgaacaattttttaatacaCACTGAACAAAGTTCAAAAACATAGTGAATATTTTTATATTCATTGAACAATTTATAATATACAGAGAATATTTTTATAAGGCATGATGAACTTTTTGTAATATAACATGTACATTTTCTTAATATACAATGAGCATTTTGGTAACACACAATGAAATTTGTGTAATATAGACAAAAAGAAACAATAAAAAATGATGAATAGGAAAAAAGGAAAAGACTagaaatataaacaaacataaaataaaaagaaaaacaaatagcaaaaaaagagaaaagaaaaactgACAGGAAAAAAACAACAGAATAACGAACAAAAAAATGGATATCAGCGCTCAACACGCGCTGCCGAGATCTTGGCCGGCCCACCCGCGGGATTACGGGCGTTTCCACGACCATTTACCACCTGCGGGGCGGCAAATAGGAATTGCCCACAATCGCCCAAAATCCGAAATCACTAAAATTAAGCAGTACTCTTTACAAAGGTCACTCTCGCCTTCTCAGGTTTCGACAAGTGGTGCACTGTAGGTGCACCAATTATCGCAATTTAAGATTTTCCCTTTTTTCATAAATTCGTTTAtttaaaacattttatctcttagcagtgtgtccaaatctcgaactgttttcactgttggatttctcgcgtcAAGAAATTCAAAATTAaatctcatgttgataggttttgacgaacttattTTTCAAAAAGAACGGAGGAAAATGCGTTTTTTCTTCGAGAGGCACGACTATGCCTCTTGTGGaataaaaaacgcattttttttctttttcgacaGGCACAACTGCTCTCGCAGAAGTAAATCCATGCACCCACGAAAAGTAAATTTGTGCCTCACGCGGAACGAAAAAACag is drawn from Triticum dicoccoides isolate Atlit2015 ecotype Zavitan chromosome 6B, WEW_v2.0, whole genome shotgun sequence and contains these coding sequences:
- the LOC119325695 gene encoding F-box protein At1g80960-like, whose product is MDSLTPPAPPHPQNTEDDCFPPKNALCRHDEEQHVQNRDRISTLPDDILIEILSLMTISEAAMTGFLSTRWRHVWKKVDHLILDSYTFGMQELEKSRYHENPLLWNDVATKFVHKVNGLLHSRYGNKIKELIIRFPLTSAHASNLDHWIESAIVASTEKLFLDLDNKCCKEGCTICVKGMNAASEPYDFILGPFFNGRADSLDELTLFNCSIGTMPANMSGFSYLKSLLLARVSIVDETVSSIMSNCCALEIMVLQYCHLLVHLTASHARLQILVVQFCKSLVSICIRADNLESFAYMGYKINIECERAQFLEMLHVYFVNKDDCPLDFISAFPKLPKLEFLVIQFPTCLQVYRVLQHASRFAGLTTVMLVLMKPWKEGISSVAYVLKSAPLIEYFGLHGCCKLHQHTQLNITWPEDLILARLYTIIIGGFSGEFELMELVYFLLRSTPALDVFEIDTRAMEPWLARSNEDKLQDDMRRRYAREMAYAHLVPKVPSTVKFHII